A genomic window from Streptomyces sp. HUAS YS2 includes:
- a CDS encoding GNAT family N-acetyltransferase, with protein MRIRPASFAELPLLQDIERAAGEPFRSLGMVAIAEDEPLPLDVLESYRDAGRAWVADPDGAGRPVAYLLMDAVDGAAHIEQVSVHPAAARQGIGRALIDHLASVAAAQGLTALTLTTFADVPWNAPYYARLGFRTLAETELTDGLREIRRAEAAHGLDCWPRVCMRRTLAPTSPGA; from the coding sequence ATGCGCATCCGCCCGGCCTCATTCGCCGAACTCCCGTTGCTCCAGGACATCGAACGCGCCGCGGGCGAGCCGTTCCGCTCGCTCGGCATGGTGGCGATCGCCGAGGACGAACCGCTGCCGCTGGACGTCCTGGAGTCGTACCGTGACGCGGGCCGGGCCTGGGTCGCGGACCCGGACGGGGCCGGCCGGCCGGTGGCGTACCTGCTGATGGACGCCGTGGACGGGGCCGCGCACATCGAGCAGGTGTCGGTCCACCCCGCGGCGGCCCGGCAGGGCATCGGCCGGGCCCTGATCGACCACCTGGCGTCCGTCGCCGCGGCGCAGGGCCTCACGGCGCTGACCCTGACGACCTTCGCGGACGTGCCGTGGAACGCCCCGTACTACGCCCGGCTCGGCTTCCGCACCCTCGCGGAGACCGAACTCACCGACGGGCTGCGGGAGATCAGGCGCGCCGAGGCGGCGCACGGCCTGGACTGCTGGCCGCGCGTCTGCATGCGGCGCACGCTCGCCCCCACGTCGCCCGGGGCCTAG
- a CDS encoding TIGR04222 domain-containing membrane protein, with product MATELWWFVGVACVQTVIASVLLRAGRPRPTELAPSALALLRGGSRAAVTVALVALHQRGAVAAGRRKTVRANGGPGATRDPLQRGVHASLHRAIGVGALTGRPRARKAVDALRTELGLAGLLRRPGRWRTARALLVLVPVTLVTGLLVAPWGGADAVVPYAVGAVTIIVSIALWRVPRITREARRTLADERARHPLPAHRRALSSEAAGTAERIQLYVALYGDAALKLFCPNFARDGGLLGAGRGNLDSGTAWQRVDEIPSLHIRVYRKFGHGGHYSAGCGEAGGGCGGAGGCGSGGGSGSD from the coding sequence ATGGCTACGGAGCTGTGGTGGTTCGTCGGAGTCGCCTGCGTCCAGACGGTGATCGCGTCGGTACTGCTACGGGCCGGACGCCCCCGCCCCACCGAGCTCGCGCCGTCGGCCCTCGCGCTGCTGCGCGGCGGCTCGCGGGCCGCCGTGACCGTCGCGCTGGTCGCCCTGCACCAGCGCGGCGCGGTCGCCGCCGGACGCCGCAAAACCGTCCGCGCGAACGGCGGCCCCGGCGCCACCCGCGACCCGCTCCAGCGCGGGGTCCACGCCTCGCTGCACCGCGCCATCGGAGTCGGTGCGCTGACGGGCCGGCCGCGTGCCCGCAAGGCCGTCGACGCGCTCCGTACCGAGCTCGGTCTCGCCGGACTGCTGCGCCGGCCCGGCCGCTGGCGCACCGCCCGCGCCCTGCTGGTGCTCGTCCCGGTCACGCTGGTCACGGGCCTGCTCGTCGCCCCGTGGGGCGGTGCGGACGCCGTCGTCCCGTACGCCGTCGGCGCCGTCACGATCATCGTCTCGATCGCCCTGTGGCGGGTGCCTCGCATTACCCGCGAGGCCCGCCGCACGCTCGCCGACGAGCGCGCCCGCCACCCGCTGCCGGCCCACCGCCGCGCCCTGTCGAGCGAGGCGGCCGGGACGGCGGAGCGGATCCAGCTGTACGTCGCGCTGTACGGCGACGCCGCCCTGAAGCTCTTCTGTCCGAACTTCGCGCGCGACGGCGGGCTGCTCGGCGCGGGCCGGGGCAACCTCGACTCCGGAACCGCGTGGCAGCGCGTCGACGAGATCCCGAGCCTGCACATCCGGGTCTACCGGAAGTTCGGCCACGGCGGCCACTACAGCGCCGGATGCGGGGAGGCCGGAGGCGGCTGCGGCGGCGCGGGAGGCTGCGGTTCCGGCGGCGGGTCGGGCAGCGACTGA